The following coding sequences are from one Planctomycetaceae bacterium window:
- the wecB gene encoding UDP-N-acetylglucosamine 2-epimerase (non-hydrolyzing): MIKIICVCGARPNFMKIAPLMKAFNQSGKFQTLLVHTGQHYDAKMSTLFFDELNIPKPDVNLGVGSGTHAVQTAEVMKRFEPVVLDFKPDYVLVVGDVNSTIACGMVAVKLGVKLIHVEAGLRSFDRSMPEEINRVLTDSISDLLFVTEQSGIDNLKNEGVSDEKVHFVGNVMIDTLLANRDKAEKSDILEKLGIEKKKYAVVTLHRPSNVDDMGNLSKIITAFEVIQNDLKLVFPIHPRTKKNIEGSDLKDRVSAMKNLILTEPFGYLDFLKLTANAAIVITDSGGIQEETTILGISCMTLRENTERPVTVTEGTNCLVHIETADIFKNYNEIKADNFESKGKTPKFWDGKSAERIVEILLASNS; encoded by the coding sequence ATGATTAAGATAATTTGCGTATGCGGTGCCAGACCGAACTTTATGAAAATAGCTCCTTTGATGAAAGCATTCAATCAAAGCGGTAAATTTCAAACTCTTCTTGTTCATACTGGTCAGCATTATGATGCCAAGATGAGTACACTGTTTTTCGATGAACTGAATATCCCAAAACCTGATGTTAATCTCGGAGTCGGCAGCGGTACCCATGCAGTCCAGACTGCCGAGGTAATGAAGAGGTTTGAGCCTGTAGTTTTGGATTTTAAGCCGGATTATGTATTAGTGGTTGGCGATGTCAACAGTACTATCGCATGTGGAATGGTTGCTGTTAAACTTGGTGTGAAACTTATTCATGTCGAAGCAGGCTTGAGAAGTTTTGACCGTTCTATGCCGGAGGAGATTAACCGTGTTCTTACGGATTCTATAAGCGATTTACTTTTCGTTACGGAACAATCGGGAATTGATAATCTAAAAAACGAAGGCGTATCAGACGAGAAAGTGCATTTTGTTGGCAATGTGATGATTGATACTTTGCTGGCTAATAGAGACAAGGCTGAAAAATCGGATATATTGGAAAAACTCGGCATTGAAAAGAAAAAGTATGCTGTAGTTACTTTGCACAGGCCGAGTAATGTTGACGATATGGGCAACCTATCAAAGATTATCACAGCATTTGAAGTTATCCAGAACGATTTGAAATTAGTTTTCCCAATTCATCCGAGGACGAAAAAGAATATTGAGGGTTCTGATTTGAAGGATAGAGTTTCTGCAATGAAAAACCTTATCCTTACTGAGCCATTTGGTTATCTTGATTTTTTAAAACTTACAGCCAATGCCGCAATTGTTATAACAGATTCCGGCGGAATTCAGGAAGAGACAACTATTCTCGGCATATCTTGTATGACGCTTAGAGAAAATACTGAACGGCCGGTAACAGTTACGGAAGGAACAAACTGCCTTGTTCATATTGAGACAGCAGACATATTTAAAAATTATAATGAAATTAAAGCCGATAATTTTGAATCCAAAGGGAAAACTCCCAAATTCTGGGATGGTAAATCTGCAGAGAGAATTGTTGAAATTCTTTTGGCTTCTAACTCCTAA
- the gmd gene encoding GDP-mannose 4,6-dehydratase, translating to MKALITGITGQDGSYLTELLLKKGYEVFGLIRRSSSFNTDRIDHLYQDPHEQPKLKLIYADLTDGSNLHSVLNEVNPDEVYNLGAQSHVRVSFDQPIYTANVDALGTLRILEAIRSMKKPAKFYQASSSEMFGKVLETPQTEKTPFYPRSPYGCAKVYSFWQTVNYREAYDIFACNGILFNHESPRRGETFVTRKITRAATRIKLGLQNKLYLGNLDAKRDWGFAGDYVEAMWLMMQVEKPDDYIIATGETHSVREFLDEVFGHLNLDWKKHVEIDKNYFRPTEVDLLLGDASKAKKILKWNPKVSFKVLAKMMTDADMKIAENEKILRDNSR from the coding sequence ATGAAAGCATTAATAACAGGTATCACCGGCCAGGACGGCTCTTATTTGACGGAACTGTTGTTGAAGAAAGGCTACGAAGTTTTCGGTCTGATTCGCAGAAGCTCGTCATTTAACACCGATAGAATAGACCATCTGTATCAAGACCCGCATGAACAGCCCAAATTAAAATTAATATATGCGGATTTGACCGATGGAAGCAATCTGCATTCAGTGTTGAACGAAGTTAATCCGGACGAGGTTTATAATCTTGGTGCTCAAAGCCACGTTCGTGTTAGTTTCGACCAGCCGATATATACGGCTAATGTTGATGCGCTGGGCACGCTGCGAATTCTTGAAGCGATTCGCTCAATGAAAAAGCCCGCGAAGTTTTATCAGGCATCGAGCAGTGAAATGTTCGGCAAGGTTCTGGAAACGCCGCAGACTGAAAAAACGCCTTTCTATCCGAGAAGCCCTTATGGTTGTGCGAAAGTATATTCGTTTTGGCAGACGGTAAATTACCGTGAGGCTTATGATATATTTGCCTGCAATGGAATTTTATTCAATCACGAATCGCCCAGACGTGGCGAGACTTTCGTAACTCGAAAAATTACTCGCGCAGCTACACGAATCAAACTCGGTTTGCAGAATAAGTTATACCTTGGTAATCTTGACGCGAAACGCGACTGGGGTTTTGCGGGGGATTACGTCGAAGCAATGTGGCTGATGATGCAAGTTGAAAAGCCGGATGATTATATAATTGCAACTGGAGAAACTCATTCTGTAAGAGAATTTCTTGATGAAGTGTTTGGACATCTTAATCTTGATTGGAAAAAGCATGTCGAAATAGATAAAAATTATTTCAGGCCGACAGAAGTTGACTTGCTTTTGGGCGATGCCTCGAAAGCGAAGAAGATTTTGAAATGGAATCCGAAGGTGTCTTTTAAAGTGCTTGCTAAAATGATGACGGATGCTGATATGAAAATTGCAGAAAATGAGAAGATTCTTAGAGATAACAGCAGGTGA
- a CDS encoding DegT/DnrJ/EryC1/StrS family aminotransferase: MSVPLLDLKAQYAKIKNDVLKAISEVLDSQVCIGGPKVAELEKQVAELSGCKFAIGMSSGTDALLASLMSLDIHSGDEVITTPFTFFATAGCIARTGAKPVFVDIDLRTYNINPALIEKAVTKKTKAIMPVHLYGQMADMDAIMAIAKKHNLYVIEDAAQAIGSVYKDKRAGSIGTCGCFSFFPSKNLGGIGDGGMVVCNDEKLATKLKLMRDHGQYPQYYYHFVGGNFRLDPIQAAALLVKLPHLNDWSEARRKNAEFYNKKFAGTSVKTPYVHSDGVTIYNQYVIRVQNRDEMAANLKKNNIGCAVYYPVPLHLQECFAYLGHKKGDFPESEKAANEVLALPVYPELTDSMKDEVAAAVLKSIG; this comes from the coding sequence ATGTCAGTTCCATTACTGGATTTAAAAGCACAATACGCGAAAATTAAAAATGATGTCTTAAAGGCAATCAGCGAAGTTCTCGATAGTCAGGTCTGCATCGGCGGGCCGAAAGTCGCGGAACTTGAAAAACAGGTTGCGGAATTAAGCGGCTGCAAATTCGCGATTGGAATGTCCAGCGGTACAGATGCGCTGCTTGCAAGTCTCATGAGTCTTGATATTCACAGCGGCGATGAAGTGATAACAACGCCGTTTACGTTTTTCGCAACTGCCGGCTGTATCGCCAGAACTGGCGCAAAGCCGGTTTTTGTGGACATTGACCTCAGGACATACAATATAAATCCTGCGCTGATTGAAAAAGCTGTAACAAAAAAAACAAAAGCGATTATGCCTGTTCATCTTTACGGCCAAATGGCTGATATGGATGCGATTATGGCGATTGCCAAAAAGCATAATCTTTACGTCATTGAAGACGCGGCACAGGCAATCGGCAGTGTATACAAAGACAAACGCGCAGGCAGTATTGGTACTTGCGGCTGTTTTAGTTTCTTCCCAAGCAAAAATTTGGGCGGTATTGGCGATGGCGGTATGGTTGTCTGCAACGATGAAAAACTTGCGACAAAATTGAAATTAATGAGAGACCACGGACAATATCCGCAATATTATTATCATTTTGTCGGCGGCAATTTCCGTCTTGACCCGATTCAGGCTGCGGCTCTTTTAGTAAAATTGCCGCATCTTAACGATTGGTCGGAAGCGAGAAGGAAAAACGCTGAATTTTATAATAAAAAATTTGCCGGAACTTCAGTTAAAACGCCTTATGTACATTCTGACGGTGTTACGATTTATAATCAATATGTAATCAGGGTACAGAATCGAGATGAAATGGCTGCGAATCTGAAGAAAAACAACATCGGATGCGCAGTTTATTATCCGGTACCGCTGCATTTGCAGGAATGTTTCGCGTACCTCGGACATAAAAAGGGCGATTTCCCTGAATCAGAAAAAGCTGCGAATGAAGTTTTGGCTCTGCCTGTCTATCCGGAACTGACGGACAGTATGAAAGACGAAGTAGCGGCAGCAGTTCTTAAAAGCATAGGATAA
- a CDS encoding GDP-L-fucose synthase, producing the protein MTNFFGNKRIVITGGAGFLGSYICRKLAERGCKNILVPKIEDYDLVKLPDIKKMYDDMKPDIVIHLAAIVGGIGANREHPGKFFYENLMMGVQLIEEGRLRNLEKFVAIGTICAYPKFTPVPFKEDDLWIGYPEETNAPYGLAKKMLLVQSQAYRQEYGFNSIFLLPVNLYGPGDNFNPASSHVIPALIKKCVDAIGNGDKYIECWGSGQASREFIYADDAAEGILLATEKYNGQEPVNIGAGFEITIKDLVDKIVELTGFKGEIRWDATKPDGQPRRCLDTSRAKKLFGFEAKTDFDAGLKATIEWYKKNIYLCNERQI; encoded by the coding sequence GTGACAAACTTTTTTGGAAATAAACGCATAGTTATTACAGGCGGAGCAGGATTTTTAGGTTCTTATATTTGCCGCAAACTTGCGGAACGAGGCTGTAAAAATATTCTTGTGCCCAAAATTGAAGATTACGATTTAGTCAAACTGCCTGACATCAAAAAAATGTATGACGACATGAAGCCTGATATTGTTATTCATCTTGCGGCGATAGTTGGCGGAATCGGAGCAAATCGTGAGCATCCCGGTAAATTCTTCTATGAAAATCTGATGATGGGTGTTCAGTTGATAGAAGAAGGCAGATTAAGGAATCTGGAAAAATTTGTGGCTATCGGAACAATTTGTGCGTATCCGAAGTTTACGCCTGTTCCATTCAAAGAGGATGATTTATGGATTGGCTATCCGGAGGAAACGAATGCCCCGTATGGTTTGGCGAAAAAGATGCTGCTTGTGCAGTCGCAGGCGTATCGGCAGGAATATGGATTTAATAGTATTTTTTTGCTGCCGGTGAATCTTTATGGGCCGGGTGATAATTTTAATCCCGCAAGCAGTCATGTGATACCGGCGTTGATAAAGAAATGTGTCGATGCGATTGGCAATGGCGATAAATATATTGAATGCTGGGGCAGCGGGCAGGCGAGCAGAGAATTTATCTATGCAGATGATGCGGCAGAAGGAATATTGTTGGCAACTGAAAAATATAACGGCCAAGAGCCGGTGAATATTGGCGCAGGATTTGAGATTACGATTAAAGACCTTGTTGATAAGATTGTGGAGCTGACGGGCTTTAAAGGCGAAATCCGTTGGGATGCGACAAAACCAGATGGCCAGCCGAGAAGATGTCTGGATACGAGCAGGGCGAAAAAACTGTTTGGCTTTGAAGCGAAGACGGATTTTGATGCGGGTCTAAAAGCTACGATTGAGTGGTATAAAAAGAATATCTACTTATGTAATGAAAGACAGATATGA
- a CDS encoding UDP-glucose/GDP-mannose dehydrogenase family protein: protein MKVTVVGIGYVGLVTAGCLADSGNNVICVDNDEKKISSLKKGIIPIYEAGLSEIINHNSKAKRISFTTDLKLGVNTSKVIILGVGTPSAPDGSADISEVESVCGKIAEYMTEYKIIVMKSTVPIGTHKIIENLIRSKTKVPFDYVSNPEFLKEGTGVEDFTKPDRVVIGTNNPEVQEVMKHLYSPFMRKSSRILFMDPASAETTKYASNVMLATRISFMNELSGLCEICGADIEKVRAGIGTDPRIGNSFLFPGAGYGGSCFPKDVRAIIDIGKKNNYRMSIAEAVEQVNNNQRSRFADKVLNYYKGKENKTTLAVWGLAFKAKTNDVRESPAIWCVNKFLKAGMKVRAFDPEAMEPAKLVLEQSVEMCPSDCDAVENSDALVIFTDWQQFRGADFEVLKEKLKKPVIFDAKNLYEPAYVKKLGFEYYSVGRV, encoded by the coding sequence GTGAAAGTAACAGTTGTTGGAATTGGTTACGTTGGTCTTGTAACGGCAGGCTGTCTTGCTGACAGCGGCAATAACGTAATCTGCGTTGACAACGATGAAAAGAAAATTAGCAGCCTTAAAAAAGGAATTATCCCGATTTATGAGGCCGGTCTTTCGGAAATAATCAATCACAACAGCAAAGCGAAACGTATCAGTTTTACAACAGACCTCAAGCTCGGTGTAAATACTTCAAAAGTTATAATACTCGGCGTCGGTACTCCCAGTGCACCGGATGGTTCGGCGGATATTTCAGAAGTCGAAAGTGTGTGCGGCAAAATAGCCGAGTATATGACGGAATATAAAATAATTGTAATGAAGAGCACTGTTCCGATAGGCACACATAAAATCATAGAGAATCTTATCAGGAGCAAAACGAAAGTGCCTTTCGATTATGTCAGCAATCCGGAATTTTTGAAGGAAGGTACCGGTGTTGAAGATTTTACAAAACCTGACAGGGTTGTTATCGGCACGAATAATCCTGAAGTTCAGGAAGTAATGAAGCATTTGTATTCACCTTTTATGCGTAAAAGCAGCAGGATACTTTTTATGGATCCTGCAAGCGCCGAGACGACAAAATACGCATCGAATGTAATGCTCGCAACTCGAATATCGTTTATGAACGAGCTTTCAGGTTTGTGCGAAATTTGCGGAGCGGATATCGAAAAAGTTCGCGCAGGCATCGGCACAGACCCTCGAATCGGGAATTCATTTTTGTTTCCAGGCGCGGGCTATGGCGGAAGCTGTTTTCCAAAGGATGTGCGGGCGATTATAGATATAGGCAAAAAAAATAATTATCGTATGTCTATTGCCGAGGCTGTTGAGCAGGTTAATAATAATCAGCGCAGCAGATTCGCTGACAAAGTGCTGAATTATTACAAAGGCAAAGAAAATAAAACAACGCTGGCGGTATGGGGATTAGCTTTTAAGGCGAAGACGAACGATGTTCGGGAATCGCCGGCGATATGGTGCGTAAACAAATTTTTGAAAGCAGGAATGAAAGTCAGGGCGTTTGACCCTGAAGCTATGGAGCCGGCTAAATTGGTTCTTGAACAAAGTGTCGAAATGTGTCCAAGCGATTGTGATGCGGTTGAAAATTCCGATGCTCTTGTGATTTTTACGGATTGGCAGCAATTCAGAGGAGCAGATTTCGAAGTGTTGAAGGAAAAACTTAAAAAGCCTGTAATTTTTGACGCCAAGAATCTTTACGAGCCTGCTTATGTGAAGAAACTCGGCTTTGAATATTATAGCGTAGGACGCGTTTAA